Proteins encoded together in one Syntrophorhabdaceae bacterium window:
- a CDS encoding class I SAM-dependent methyltransferase has protein sequence MIKKIITVVKNKYKNDLEILSYRRFLNNHKDLKNSDLVFTHLTRPEKKKLFELASKVGSHGFALEIGSYLGAFASFICAGLGKNSKLICIDTWENDAMSEEKRDTSREFDENTKIFKNKIIKIKGYSTEVVDKVERIASKIDLLFIDGDHSYEGCKKDWDLYKKFLKSGSCVVFHDIGWAEGVIRVIEENVKPNLRNFDSLRSMFWGYVK, from the coding sequence ATGATTAAAAAAATAATTACTGTAGTTAAAAATAAATATAAAAATGATTTGGAAATTCTGTCTTATCGAAGATTTCTAAATAATCATAAAGACCTTAAGAATTCGGACCTAGTATTCACTCATCTAACTCGTCCCGAAAAGAAAAAACTATTTGAGCTTGCATCAAAAGTTGGTAGCCATGGTTTTGCTTTAGAGATTGGTTCTTATCTGGGTGCCTTTGCTAGTTTTATATGTGCTGGTTTAGGCAAAAACTCAAAGTTAATATGTATTGATACATGGGAAAACGATGCAATGAGTGAAGAAAAAAGAGATACAAGTAGAGAATTTGATGAGAATACTAAGATATTCAAGAATAAAATCATAAAAATTAAAGGGTATTCTACAGAAGTAGTGGATAAAGTAGAAAGAATAGCATCTAAAATCGATTTATTGTTTATAGATGGTGACCATTCATACGAAGGTTGTAAAAAAGATTGGGACTTATATAAAAAATTTCTAAAAAGTGGAAGTTGTGTTGTTTTTCACGATATTGGATGGGCAGAAGGAGTCATTAGGGTTATAGAGGAGAATGTTAAACCAAACTTAAGAAACTTTGACTCATTGCGAAGCATGTTTTGGGGATATGTAAAATGA
- a CDS encoding lipopolysaccharide biosynthesis protein, which yields MKDKVISSIKWSALSEIASKALPPLFYIITARLLTPEDFGIVATSSMVVAFASIFWEAGLSKALIQNQDYEVQKMSNIVFYTNVFLSLLIYLVLFMLSDFIASFFKDNRVSSVLKVSGLSLIIGSFMSVQTALLQRNFEFKKIFYSRFVGAIVPGIVSIVFAYYGFGYWALVYGTIFSMFIQVVILWKISKWLPTLDYDLKIAKKMFDFSRWVFLSSFLSWFYIWGDIFVLGFFFTSHEVGLYRTGNYLVSTIFGFVTTPILPVMYSYFSGIQHNKEEVKRVLLLSSKVLSFIVLPIGVGLYILKNPLSDLIFGGKWVGIAPVIGYLALTYGFAWIVGLNTEAYKAIKKPYIEFYIHMISIPIYLTVFFISSSIGFEVFLIARLLLVFVGMSIQYYFLKKTLCINFSKFFGNFRQMFIISILLIFANHLLMNNFLMSNFVIIIIFFALITSYFIYMYILDKNLFTTLFKILKNAKQTNSIKVKKVMTGGGQGI from the coding sequence ATGAAAGATAAAGTTATAAGCTCCATAAAATGGTCGGCACTCAGTGAGATTGCATCTAAAGCATTGCCCCCATTATTTTATATAATTACAGCTCGTCTTTTGACCCCTGAAGATTTTGGAATTGTAGCAACATCTTCTATGGTTGTAGCCTTTGCATCAATTTTCTGGGAAGCAGGACTATCAAAAGCTCTTATACAAAATCAGGACTACGAAGTTCAAAAAATGTCAAACATAGTGTTTTACACTAACGTTTTTCTATCTCTGCTAATTTACTTAGTGTTATTCATGCTTTCAGATTTTATAGCTTCTTTTTTTAAAGATAATAGGGTTTCAAGTGTTCTTAAAGTCTCAGGACTGTCCCTAATTATTGGTTCATTCATGTCTGTTCAAACAGCACTTCTACAAAGAAACTTTGAGTTTAAAAAGATATTTTATAGTAGATTTGTGGGTGCAATTGTTCCAGGTATTGTTTCTATAGTTTTTGCATATTATGGCTTTGGCTACTGGGCACTAGTTTATGGAACTATCTTTTCTATGTTTATTCAGGTAGTTATATTATGGAAAATTAGTAAGTGGTTACCAACCTTAGATTATGATTTAAAGATCGCAAAAAAAATGTTTGATTTTTCTAGATGGGTTTTTCTATCCTCTTTTCTCAGCTGGTTTTACATATGGGGAGATATTTTCGTATTGGGGTTTTTCTTTACATCTCATGAAGTAGGTCTTTACCGCACTGGAAACTACCTTGTAAGTACTATTTTTGGGTTTGTAACGACTCCTATACTTCCTGTAATGTATAGTTACTTTTCAGGTATTCAGCACAATAAAGAAGAAGTAAAAAGGGTGCTACTATTGAGTTCAAAAGTTCTAAGTTTTATTGTATTACCTATTGGTGTTGGACTTTACATTCTAAAAAATCCTCTCAGTGATTTGATATTTGGTGGCAAGTGGGTAGGTATAGCGCCTGTGATAGGGTATTTGGCATTAACATATGGGTTTGCATGGATTGTTGGTTTAAATACCGAAGCATACAAAGCAATAAAAAAACCATATATTGAATTCTATATCCATATGATTTCGATTCCAATATATCTAACGGTGTTTTTTATTTCATCCAGCATAGGTTTTGAAGTTTTTTTAATTGCAAGACTGTTACTAGTTTTTGTTGGAATGTCAATTCAATATTATTTTTTAAAAAAGACACTATGCATTAATTTCTCTAAATTTTTTGGTAATTTTAGGCAGATGTTTATAATTTCTATTTTATTAATTTTTGCAAATCATTTATTAATGAATAACTTTCTTATGAGCAATTTTGTAATAATCATAATCTTTTTCGCTTTAATAACTTCTTATTTTATATACATGTATATATTAGACAAAAACCTTTTCACAACACTATTTAAAATTCTCAAAAACGCAAAACAAACCAATTCTATAAAGGTAAAAAAGGTTATGACTGGTGGGGGGCAAGGCATTTAG
- a CDS encoding four helix bundle protein gives MLNVRPLTPHLSPLTSHVSPNMMTHKDLDVWKESIDLAKDMYKLTGQFPKEELYNLTSQIRRCAVSIPSNIAEGAARKSKKEFINFLYVALGSCAELETQLIISKELGFIVHETVTFENIEKIKKKILGLIRYLKNKRE, from the coding sequence ATGTTAAACGTTAGACCTCTCACCCCTCACCTCTCACCTCTCACGTCTCACGTCTCACCTAACATGATGACTCATAAGGATCTGGATGTATGGAAGGAGTCTATTGATCTTGCAAAAGATATGTACAAATTGACAGGTCAGTTTCCAAAGGAAGAGTTGTATAATTTGACTTCACAAATAAGAAGGTGTGCTGTTTCTATACCAAGTAATATTGCTGAAGGAGCTGCACGTAAAAGCAAGAAGGAGTTTATTAATTTTTTATATGTTGCACTTGGTTCGTGTGCTGAATTAGAAACACAGCTAATAATTTCTAAAGAATTGGGTTTTATTGTTCATGAAACTGTTACATTTGAAAACATTGAAAAAATAAAAAAAAAGATTTTGGGCCTAATTCGATATTTAAAAAATAAACGTGAATAG
- a CDS encoding GDP-L-fucose synthase, with protein MDLTSKIVVFGASGLVGSAIVKRLIKKGYKNIIATYNNHKPEPANIELVRLDCTIQSDVEDFFKDHKPEYVFLAAAKVGGIVANNTYKAEFIYENMAIALHTVHAAYKYNITKLLNLGSSCIYPKLAPQPLKEEHLLTSPLESTNEAYAIAKIAAIKVCRYYNEQYGTNFVSVMPTNLYGPGDNFNLETSHVLPALIRKFYLAKLLREENFDAIAENIRRHPIGFGLDEEIDLKDKSSIVKVLAKIGIIKDYVTLWGSGEVYREFLHVDDMAEASIFVMENLDAVDFTTKLSLADYFINIGCGEDIKIKDLALLIRDVVGFEGDIKFDTSKPDGTPRKLLDVSKLFSLGWRPKIGLREGLGRIVETLNVKCET; from the coding sequence ATGGATTTAACATCTAAAATTGTTGTCTTTGGTGCAAGTGGCCTTGTAGGATCGGCAATTGTAAAAAGGCTTATAAAAAAAGGCTACAAGAATATCATAGCAACCTATAACAACCACAAGCCAGAGCCTGCAAACATTGAACTGGTGAGGTTAGATTGCACAATACAATCAGATGTAGAGGATTTTTTCAAGGATCATAAGCCTGAGTATGTGTTTCTGGCAGCTGCAAAGGTTGGCGGGATTGTTGCAAACAATACCTACAAAGCCGAATTTATATACGAGAATATGGCAATCGCGTTGCATACAGTGCATGCGGCATATAAATATAACATAACAAAGCTATTAAACTTAGGATCTTCGTGTATCTATCCTAAATTAGCACCACAACCCTTAAAAGAAGAGCATCTTTTAACATCGCCCCTTGAGTCTACCAATGAAGCGTATGCGATTGCCAAGATTGCGGCAATTAAGGTGTGCAGGTACTACAACGAACAGTACGGCACCAATTTTGTATCGGTTATGCCTACAAATCTGTATGGCCCGGGCGATAACTTCAACCTCGAAACATCCCATGTATTGCCGGCTCTTATTCGTAAGTTCTACCTTGCCAAGTTACTTAGGGAAGAGAACTTTGATGCCATAGCTGAAAACATAAGGCGCCATCCCATCGGCTTTGGTCTCGATGAAGAGATTGATTTAAAGGATAAAAGCTCAATTGTAAAAGTACTTGCCAAGATAGGCATAATTAAAGATTACGTTACCCTCTGGGGAAGTGGTGAGGTCTACAGGGAGTTTCTACACGTAGATGACATGGCAGAGGCAAGTATCTTTGTCATGGAAAACCTCGATGCAGTGGATTTTACCACTAAGCTATCCTTAGCCGATTACTTCATAAACATCGGATGCGGAGAGGATATAAAGATAAAAGACTTAGCATTGCTAATCAGAGATGTTGTCGGCTTTGAGGGTGATATTAAATTTGATACATCAAAACCAGACGGCACACCACGTAAACTCCTCGACGTCTCCAAGCTCTTCTCCCTCGGCTGGAGACCAAAGATTGGGCTGAGAGAGGGGCTTGGAAGGATCGTGGAAACGTTAAACGTGAAATGTGAAACGTGA